One genomic segment of Arachis duranensis cultivar V14167 chromosome 4, aradu.V14167.gnm2.J7QH, whole genome shotgun sequence includes these proteins:
- the LOC107484305 gene encoding RING-H2 finger protein ATL33-like: MQNSPTIFSAPPPQQPQLPLPPPPHVVGQINVLPAPPPPTIPQFPGAPSSVFQITVLPVPPPPPFTVDSSSANFSPLEFLLAIIAIVTIPALIYTFIFAFRCSSSSRSEHAAGDFTGDSSVQSELSSQDDIEAAAFPGGVVADVKYRKESTEIGGECPVCLSIFTDGEEVRQLSACKHAFHASCIDMWLSSHSNCPICRATIPSAVSAQESKRSNSNSSAENQNRGGDLRRQGHRDANVMV, from the coding sequence ATGCAAAACTCACCCACCATTTTTTCAGCCCCGCCGCCGCAGCAGCCGCAGCTCCCCCTTCCTCCTCCACCACACGTCGTCGGACAAATCAACGTCCTCCCAGCACCGCCACCGCCAACTATACCACAATTCCCTGGCGCTCCCAGCTCCGTCTTCCAGATCACCGTCCTCCCAGTACCGCCGCCACCGCCGTTCACCGTGGATTCCAGCTCTGCCAACTTCTCCCCACTGGAATTTCTCCTTGCCATCATCGCCATTGTCACCATCCCCGCCTTGATCTACACCTTCATCTTCGCCTTCAGGTGCTCGTCGTCTAGCCGCTCGGAACACGCCGCCGGTGATTTTACCGGCGACTCATCTGTCCAATCGGAGCTCTCTTCTCAGGACGACATCGAAGCTGCTGCCTTTCCTGGCGGTGTTGTCGCCGATGTGAAGTATCGGAAGGAGTCGACGGAGATTGGCGGCGAGTGTCCGGTGTGCCTGTCCATATTCACCGACGGGGAAGAAGTACGCCAGTTGAGCGCTTGCAAGCACGCGTTCCACGCATCTTGTATTGACATGTGGCTCAGCAGCCACTCCAATTGCCCGATTTGCCGCGCCACCATCCCCTCCGCTGTCTCCGCCCAAGAAAGCAAGCGTTCCAACTCGAATTCGTCGGCTGAGAATCAGAATAGAGGTGGTGATCTGCGGCGGCAGGGTCATCGTGATGCAAATGTCATGGTTTGA